In Candidatus Kryptoniota bacterium, the sequence AGTCCTCGTCTGGGTGTATCTCACCCGGTGTCAGACAACCAAACTCTTTTCCTGAACTACGGACATTTTTCCAAGTGGCCGAGGCCGCAATTTGTATATGCAAAACTGGAACCGAGCACAGCGATGTCGACATATCAGGCATTCGGTAATCCAAACCTGAATCCGGAAACCACGGTAAGCTACGAACTCGGACTGAAAAACCAGTTCACGAACGACGACGTGCTGACGATTACCGCTTACAACAGAGATATCTTCGATTACGTCCAGACCAAGCAAGCACAAATCTCTTCGGCGGCGTTGATCGGACAGAATTTTATTACTTATGTAAATTCGGATTATACACACTCGAGGGGAATCGAAGTCGAGTACTTGAAGAGAATCGGGAAATGGTTCAGCGGGACGATCAGCGGATCATACTCGGTTGTGACGGGCAAATCGAGCTCGGAAGACGAAGGCATCCTGGCAGTACAGGGTCTCCTCACCGAAATGATGAATGAATCGTATATGGCGTGGGATCGTCCTCTGCAATTTTCCGCCAACATGACTTTTTACGATGAAAAACAGAAAGGCTTTTTCGGATTCGGGAAAGGAGTGCTTGACGATTTTCAAGCCTACTTCAGAATATTTTTCCAGAGCGGGAAAAGATATACACCCTATTATTTCAGCGGAACATATGCCGCGGACGGCGAACCTCTTTACGCCCAGGACACGCAGCATCCTTACAGTAAGATCGGAGCCAATTGGTTTTACGTCGATTTCAATTTCGAGAAGTATTTTAATCTTGCCGGGGTGGACATGACGTTTATGGTCGAGGTGAAGAACCTATTCAACAATCTTAATTCCGACATCATAAATCCGGCTACTGGACGCGCGTACCAGCTTGGCGATCCCGTCCCGCCGTCATGGAACGACCCTCTTTACCCGGAGTTGACGGCGCCGATCGATCCATTCCCATTGGACCAATCAAGATTTCTGCCTCCACGAAATATCAGGGTCGGAATCTCGGTGAAGATGTGATGGTGGCTCAAATGTCAAAGGTCAAAGGTCAAAGCCACAGATCAAACCTCAAAACCGGGTTAGTTGCGGTGTTTGAAGGTGATGGATTTCGGTACGGGGAGGAAAACAATAAAGGGACGATCCGGCCGGAAGAGAATTTGAAATATCGCTCTTACAGGTTTGCAGTTGATATAGTGAAATTCGTTGACTCGCCGGAGAGTCGAAGCGCACGGTTTTCCATTCGTGACCAATTGATCCGAGCGGCAACTTCCGTGGGGGCAAATATTTCAGAAGCTCGTGCCGCAAGTTCCAAACGTGATTTCATTAGATATTATGAAATAGCGCTCAAGTCCTCTAATGAAACCAAGTTTTGGCTTTGTCTGCTAAGGGATGCCTTCGGAATCGACAAGTCAAGGATTAAGCCGTTGCTCGACGAAGCAAAGGAATTATCAAATATGATTGCAGCAAGTGTGTTGACCATGAAGAAGAAAAGGCAGTAGCCGTATGACGGCAAGAACCATTTTGACCTTTGAGTTGTTGTTTTGCGTTTTGAGATTTGACTCTTGAGATGAAAAAGATAGTTTTAACTCTTGTCCTCGAATTGTTTATCACGCAAGCCGGTGTGACACAACTCCTTCCTGTCCTCGGCGCCCAGCGCGTCGGCATTACCGCTGCCGATTTCCTGAAGATCGGAGTCGGAGCACGGGCCAATGCGATGGGCGAGAGCTTCGCTGCGGTGGACAATGACGCTTACGCGCTCTTCTACAACCCTGCCGGGATAACACAGTTCGACAACACCGAGGTAGCAATTTCCCACTCCACCTGGTTCGTCGGCCTTCAGCATGACTTCATCGGCGGGGTGTACCATCTCGACAGGCAGAACACGATCGGTATCTCCATAGTGTCGCTCCAATCTGACGACATGCCGGTGACGACGGAATACCAGCCGTACGGCACAGGAGAATATTTCAAATACGGCGATCTCGCCATTGCGGCCACATACGCGCGAAAGATGACCGACAACTTCAGCTTCGGACTGAGCGTCAGGTACATCGACGAAACTCTCGCGCAGGTGAGCATGCGCGGCGTCCTAATCGATCTCGGAACGTATTACTGGACCGGGCTGGGGAGCACAAGGTTTGCCGTCTCGGTCAGCAATTTCGGCGGCCAGCTCACACCATCGGGCAGTGTAACACTTCTTGACGGAACGACCGTTTCGAGTTTTCAGAGTTTCTCGCCGCCGACAATATTCAGAATCGGATTCGCGCTGGACCCGTACCAGGATGCTTCAAGTAAGCTCACCACATCGGTGCAGCTGAACCATCCCTCGGACAACTCCGAAAATATTTCACTGGGTGCAGAATATTCGTACGTTTCGTCCTTCTTCCTCCGGGCGGGCTACAAGATCAACGTCGATGAAGAGAACTATTCGGTGGGCGCGGGCGTGAAGGTCGACGTGAAGTTCGCGCAGGTGTTCTTCGATTACGCGTTCACTCCTTACCAGCGACTCGGCGACGTTCACAGGTTTTCATTAAACTTGAGATTTTAAGATGAAGATTGGATTGTCCGTCCTGGCTGCTGCGGTACTCTTTGTCGGCTGCAACCAGAAATCTAACATTGTCGACCCTTCCACGCTTCCCAAGGCGACAGGACAGGTTGTCAGTGACACGAATTATATCCAGATTCAACCTGCGTGGACTGCTTTCAGCAGTCCGAAGGATATCAAGATCGGGTACGATGACTTCCTCTATGTGACGGAACCTGGTAAGAACCGTGTGGCGATGGCGAACCTTGCCGGAACCATTCTCGGGTACTCGCAGTACATCGAACGCCCGGTTGCGGTCACAGAAGACAGGAGATTCAATCTGATAGTGGCCTGCGAATACGATACTATGGTCAATGGAAATGTAGTTACGGTCGCCGCTATAGCAAAGCTCAGATTGTTCAACCACAGCGACTCGATCTGGGCGGCGCCGGTGGAGATCGTCTATCATGAGAACCCGCGGCAGCAAATTACCCGCGACGGGTCCGGTAATTTAATCTCAGGACGAGAATTCACGGGTATCGCCGTTCTTCCCGATAACAGCTATTACGTCACACGTTCCGGAAAGAATAATTCGAGCTCTGTCGATCCCGACAACATGATTCTCCATTTCGACAAGAACGACGACGAGTACTCGAGCGACTACATCGACTTAGTACCGACTCTGGTATCGACAGGGACCGGCTTCGTGGCGATCAACCAGATAAGCAATATCACTACTTTCAACACGAGACAATACGGAACGGATTTCATCCTGACACAGACCGATCCGGCAAATGCGTTCAAGGTAAAATGGATAACTTTCAACCCGGGAAGCGAGCTCTTTGCTCCAAGCTGGGATTCGAGGTTCAGTCTCAACCCGACGACCTACTCGTCAGGGAAATTGCCCGACATACTCTCCGGCATATTCGTCGCGCCCCAGGCGGTAATGGTCGACGATCGAAGCAATATATACATCATCGACAGCCAGCTTGACAGCCTCATGAAGTTCGACTTAAACGGCAGACTTCTCCGTGAATCATTCGGACCTGTCAAGTCGGGAAGCATGCCCCTTCTTCATCCATCCGGGATCACGTACTTCAATAAGATCATTTATATAAGCGATACGGGCCACAACCGCGTACTTAGATACGAACTCTCGACGGATTTGAAATAGATATCTGAATTGCCGGCGGGGACGCTGGGAATCTATCGTACAATTCTACAATTGACTTGCCCTAAAGCTTCACGACTTTCCCCATGAACAGAATCGCGCCGGAGTTCCGTTCATGGATGAGGAAGAGAAAAGGCCTGTCAACATTCATCGTAACACTCGACGGTTCGGCAATGGTAGCACCAATTCCAACCACCGTCACTGCCGCGGCTTCGGTGCCGGCTTCGTTGACTTTCACGTAAGTGATATGGTCCACGTCGGTGACGTAAAGAGACAATGCCTTGCATATCCGTGAAAGATCCGCTTTCGACGGATCAAACGCGTCAATCATTCCCATGGACTTGAGATCTGCGTTGAGTAACCGATTGTAATTTAATTCGAATCTCGGAAGTGAAATTTCTACCGGGTAAACGGAAAGTCGTGAGCCGATATTTTCGAAATCGGATTGATTGAAAGCGGTAGAGAGCTGCTCGATTGATATACCTGCTTTCGGCAGAATCACGACCATGCTGTACAGAGAATCTCCGTAAGGAAGTTCTACTGCCTGATATTCTTCGTTTTCGCAATACGGAAAGTCGGTTTGAGTGTGCATCAACTCGATCGTGTTCGTATTTCCGTCATCTGAATAGAATGGCGAATTAGTTGTATTCGCTTCGTCGAATTTGTATTTCCAGCTTCCGTTGAAGTAGATAGCATTTATCAGATACATAACTTCATCACGGGGTATAGTGTCCAGCACCTTCGAAATTTTATGGTTTGTCTTTGCATCGACCCAGCTGTTTATAGTGGTCACAGCATCGGGCGAGGCGAAATCAAGTGCGCTCACCTCGGCACTGAAGTATTTATTATTTACGTTCAGAAAATTTGCTTCGACCGGCACGCCTTTCTTGTACCAAATTGAATTCGCAATGTTCATCGTTACTTTAGGATCGAGATTGATCAGGTAATCGGACAAAGTTTCGTAGGAGCTATTTATATCGTCGTCCGAGACACCGTTCCATCCGAGCATCGAATCGATTTGCGATTTCGTGGTTCTGTCCGCGCCGTTGAGAACCATCCCGAGAGCATACGACACGCTGAGCGGGGAAATGAAGACGTTGTTTCCTGTTTCCGCCTTGTTCACGGTATTGAACAGCGAGAAACTGAAATGGTTCGACTGGTTAACATTTTGTTTCTCGAGTGGAGTCAATTCGCGGACGTTGATCTTGCCGCTTCCTGTGGGCGAATTGGAGCAGCCGACAAGCGCACACAACCCAAACAGTGCGACCGACAAAAGAGCAAACGTAGGTTTTCTCATGCCCAACCTCCTTATCCTTCCCCCTAACATTAGATGCAGAATCCTCAAAAGTCAATACAGTTCCGAATTGAGCTGATCGGATACATCCTCAATCGTTCCATAGGAACGTTAAGCGCGGATCGGGATTCTTGTACTCCAAGCGCACCGTTTTTATATTGTTCGAACAACTTCGCCGATGAACAAAGCTTACAAATTCCTTATTTCAATTTGCGCAATTTCAAGTCTGACGATCATCGGGTGCAGTGGATCTTCTCCGAGATTCAGCTCAGGCAACAACGGTACCGTGAGTTCTAAGCCCAGGTTCAGCTATGATGAAACACCTGATGAGTTGAAAGCCGAGAAGGTGGAAGTCAAAACGGAAGATGATCACCCGGTAAGCCTGGATAAAGCAAAGTCGGAAATAAACAAAATCGCCGGGCGACCGGGCAGTGCGAGCAATCTCCAGAGCCTCTTCATGGAAGTGATTCTCTCGTATATGGGAACGCCGTACCATATTGGCGGTACGGATCATTCAGGAATGGACTGCTCGGGATTCTCGATGGTTGTTTTTGACTCGGTGTTTAAGAAGCAGCTTCCTCATTCGGCGCGACAACAGTCCACGTTTGGAGAGTCGGTTTCCCGAGACGATCTCGGAATTGGCGACCTGATTTTCTTCAAAACCACCGGCCCGGTAATAAGCCATGTGGGGATTTATCTTGGAGACGATCTCTTCGCGCACGCGAGTGTCGAGCAGGGTGTGACGATCTCTTCTCTCGAGAGCACTTACTACAAGCGGCGGTATGCCGGTGCGAAAAAAATAATCGGGATGTCCAATGGCCTTTGATAAGCTAGACGAATTCATCCAGTTCCTGAAGAAGAAACAGGAGCTGAAGGTTATCGACGCTAAGGTCGATCCGAAACTTGAAATCACCGAGATTGTGGACAGGGTGGTCAAAGCCGGAGGACCGGCGCTCCTTTTCACGAACGTGAAGGGAAGCCAGATCCCGCTGGCGATTAATCTGTTCGGTACCCGCCGGCGAATGAGCTGGGCGCTCGGCGTGGAAGATCTTGACGAGATTGGGACCCGGTTCGCGAAAATGTTCAACCTCAAGGTTCCCGAATCGCTCCTTGGAAAAGTGGCGATGATGCCGAAGCTTCTTGAACTGGCGAAATTTCCTCCGAAGGTTGTAAGAAAGGCGCCCTGTCAGGATGTGGTCATCGGGGGGAAGGATGTCGATCTTTATAAATTCCCGGTCACTACTTCATGGCCGCAGGACGGAGGCCCATATATCCTTTTCGGACAGGTGGTCACCAAAGACCCTGAAACAGGGACCAGAAACATGGGTCTCTACAGGCTGCAGGTCCTCGACAAGAATACCACAGCGATGCACTGGCAAAGACACAAGGGTGGTGCCGCGCACTTTCGAAAAGCCAAAGAAAAAGGAATGAAGAGGCTTGAGGTCGCGGTTGTCGTCGGGTCCGACCCTGCTACGATGTACGCGACGAGCGCGCCGCTGCCCGAGAGCATAGAGGAATATTTGTTCTCCGGTTTTATCAGGAAAGATCCTGTAGAGCTGGTGAAATGCAAAACCCTCGATCTGGAAGTACCGGCCGAATCCGAGATCGTTCTGGAAGGATATGTCGACACCGAGGAAGATCTCCGGCTCGAAGGCCCGTTCGGCGACCATACGGGATTTTATTCGCTCGCCGATTACTACCCGGCGTTTCATGTCACGACCGTCACCACTCGTGCGAAACCTGTGTACGTCTCCACGATCGTGGGCCAGCCTATTATGGAAGACGACTGGATGGGATTTGCCACTGAAAGAATTTTCCTTCCACTCGCGAAGCTTGTAATCCCGGAGCTCGTCGATTACCACATGCCGTTCGAGGGAATATTCCATAATCTGGTGTTTGCGTCGATAGACAAGCAGTACCCGGGTCAAGCATTCAAAGTAATGAACGGTCTCTGGGGACTCGGACAGATGATGTTCGCAAAAGTGATTGTCGTGGTTGACAAGGATGTGGATGTTCAAAATACCTCCGAAGCATGGTGGTACGCTTTGAACAATATCGATCCGCAGCGCGATGTGATTTTTACGAAAGGACCTGCGGACGTACTCGATCACTCGTCGCAACATTTCAGCTTCGGCACGAAGATGGGAATCGACGGCACGCGGAAGTGGAAAGACGAGGGCATCACCAGACCGTGGCCAGACAAAATCGTAATGTCCGACGAAATAAAGAAACTCGTGGACTCAAGATGGAAAACGTTCGGACTTTGAAAGGGATAAATTGAAGTATTTTAGATTTCGGATCTTATTGTCGTGTGTCTTGTTGACCGTGAGTATCACATCATGTTCAAGGAAGCCCCAGGAGCTTTACGATGACGGGATGAAGTCTTTCGCATCGGGAAAATACGCAGATGCACTGGACGATTTTTCCGATGGCATCAAGAAGGAGGGTAACACGAGTCTTTACGCCGCGTTCATCGCCGCGAATCTCGTGACGGGAAAATATCCGCAGGTTAATACCGCCTATAACGAGTTTTCTGCCGGCATCCGCGGTTATCTTGTGAAACTGTACGGCGAGTCGGGATTGAAGAGGCGGAACATGATCGACATCGTTCCTTATAAGGATGCCGGAGGCAACCAGGTGCCATCCGACTTCCCGAAGACAATAGAACTTCAGGCAGTTGTCGATTATCAGGACTTTCTGGCGGTAAAACAGCAGATCGACAACGTGCTCAAGAAATGAAGTCGTCCATCCGATGCGAACGGAAGGGAAGAGGGATGTACCACGGGGCATTTCTGTTTGGTGCGCTCGTTCAATTCATTTTGCTCTTGTACACTCCTCAATAACTAACTGCTCAGACTACAAACGTCGTCGAATGCCGGATCAATGCAAGGCTTGACTCCAACTCTCACACGATTATTGGAAGTGAAATTCTGAAATGGAAGAAAATTTCGGCGCAGGCGGTTCCTGAATTGTTCTTTCATCTTTTTCCGAACGCGTTCAAGAGCAATCATTCAACCCTTGCTGCCAACTACGATCTCCATTCGTGGAATCGGGGAAGTATAGATCTGTTGCGCTTGACAGACTTAAGATCGGGAGCAAACATCACAGGAAATATTTTGTTCGATTATCCCGGCGACAACTTGGGGGATCTATTTGAAGTTTGCTATCGGTCAGGCTTTTGTGTTGCTAAGGATTTTTTCAAAACTTATCTTTTACGCGGCAGAGGCGGCGTTATATAAAGAGCATCAAATCGAAATAATAACTGCAAAACCAGAAATGCTGGAGTAGTGCGAAGTGATATTGCCGATTCATTTATATGGAACCCACATATGGGGAATTCCGGTCAAGAGAGTGACTAAATTCGACGACAAGCTGGTCGGTTTGATAAGAGATATGTTTGAAACGATGCATAATGCGGATGGGATTGGCCTGGCGGCGACGCAAGTCGGACTTTCAATTTCGATGGCAGTCATCGATATCTCGGTGATGGAGAATTATTCCACCGAGAAGCCTCTCGTCATGATAAACCCGGAGATTCTCGAGGTGAGAGGAGAGCGAAAGATGGAGGAGGGCTGTCTCAGCGTCCCCGGGATTCACGACGAAGTCACGCGCGGGGAAGAAATAAGCGTCCGGTTCACTAATGGCAGTTTTGAACGAGTCGAGACGGATCTATCGGGAATGTGGGCCCGTGTGTTCCAGCACGAATTTGATCACCTGCAGCTGAAGTTCTTCGTTAACAGGCTGTCGAG encodes:
- a CDS encoding serpin family protein; this encodes MRKPTFALLSVALFGLCALVGCSNSPTGSGKINVRELTPLEKQNVNQSNHFSFSLFNTVNKAETGNNVFISPLSVSYALGMVLNGADRTTKSQIDSMLGWNGVSDDDINSSYETLSDYLINLDPKVTMNIANSIWYKKGVPVEANFLNVNNKYFSAEVSALDFASPDAVTTINSWVDAKTNHKISKVLDTIPRDEVMYLINAIYFNGSWKYKFDEANTTNSPFYSDDGNTNTIELMHTQTDFPYCENEEYQAVELPYGDSLYSMVVILPKAGISIEQLSTAFNQSDFENIGSRLSVYPVEISLPRFELNYNRLLNADLKSMGMIDAFDPSKADLSRICKALSLYVTDVDHITYVKVNEAGTEAAAVTVVGIGATIAEPSSVTMNVDRPFLFLIHERNSGAILFMGKVVKL
- the def gene encoding peptide deformylase → MILPIHLYGTHIWGIPVKRVTKFDDKLVGLIRDMFETMHNADGIGLAATQVGLSISMAVIDISVMENYSTEKPLVMINPEILEVRGERKMEEGCLSVPGIHDEVTRGEEISVRFTNGSFERVETDLSGMWARVFQHEFDHLQLKFFVNRLSSVRRQLLKPKLSKIKRGDVPTNYPVLSHLAEKSAV
- a CDS encoding NlpC/P60 family protein, with protein sequence MNKAYKFLISICAISSLTIIGCSGSSPRFSSGNNGTVSSKPRFSYDETPDELKAEKVEVKTEDDHPVSLDKAKSEINKIAGRPGSASNLQSLFMEVILSYMGTPYHIGGTDHSGMDCSGFSMVVFDSVFKKQLPHSARQQSTFGESVSRDDLGIGDLIFFKTTGPVISHVGIYLGDDLFAHASVEQGVTISSLESTYYKRRYAGAKKIIGMSNGL
- a CDS encoding menaquinone biosynthesis decarboxylase, with translation MAFDKLDEFIQFLKKKQELKVIDAKVDPKLEITEIVDRVVKAGGPALLFTNVKGSQIPLAINLFGTRRRMSWALGVEDLDEIGTRFAKMFNLKVPESLLGKVAMMPKLLELAKFPPKVVRKAPCQDVVIGGKDVDLYKFPVTTSWPQDGGPYILFGQVVTKDPETGTRNMGLYRLQVLDKNTTAMHWQRHKGGAAHFRKAKEKGMKRLEVAVVVGSDPATMYATSAPLPESIEEYLFSGFIRKDPVELVKCKTLDLEVPAESEIVLEGYVDTEEDLRLEGPFGDHTGFYSLADYYPAFHVTTVTTRAKPVYVSTIVGQPIMEDDWMGFATERIFLPLAKLVIPELVDYHMPFEGIFHNLVFASIDKQYPGQAFKVMNGLWGLGQMMFAKVIVVVDKDVDVQNTSEAWWYALNNIDPQRDVIFTKGPADVLDHSSQHFSFGTKMGIDGTRKWKDEGITRPWPDKIVMSDEIKKLVDSRWKTFGL
- a CDS encoding four helix bundle protein is translated as MSKVKGQSHRSNLKTGLVAVFEGDGFRYGEENNKGTIRPEENLKYRSYRFAVDIVKFVDSPESRSARFSIRDQLIRAATSVGANISEARAASSKRDFIRYYEIALKSSNETKFWLCLLRDAFGIDKSRIKPLLDEAKELSNMIAASVLTMKKKRQ
- a CDS encoding PorV/PorQ family protein, giving the protein MKKIVLTLVLELFITQAGVTQLLPVLGAQRVGITAADFLKIGVGARANAMGESFAAVDNDAYALFYNPAGITQFDNTEVAISHSTWFVGLQHDFIGGVYHLDRQNTIGISIVSLQSDDMPVTTEYQPYGTGEYFKYGDLAIAATYARKMTDNFSFGLSVRYIDETLAQVSMRGVLIDLGTYYWTGLGSTRFAVSVSNFGGQLTPSGSVTLLDGTTVSSFQSFSPPTIFRIGFALDPYQDASSKLTTSVQLNHPSDNSENISLGAEYSYVSSFFLRAGYKINVDEENYSVGAGVKVDVKFAQVFFDYAFTPYQRLGDVHRFSLNLRF